A section of the Agromyces aurantiacus genome encodes:
- the rpmD gene encoding 50S ribosomal protein L30, producing MAKQLKVTQIKSKVSEKQNQRDTLRSLGLKRIGDSVVRDDTPQNRGYVKTVAHLVKVEEID from the coding sequence ATGGCCAAGCAGCTGAAGGTGACCCAGATCAAGTCCAAGGTGAGCGAGAAGCAGAACCAGCGCGACACGCTGCGCAGCCTCGGACTGAAGCGCATCGGCGACTCCGTCGTCCGCGACGACACGCCGCAGAACCGCGGCTACGTCAAGACGGTCGCCCACCTCGTGAAGGTTGAGGAGATCGACTAA
- the secY gene encoding preprotein translocase subunit SecY has product MFNAIGRIFRTPDLRRKIGFTLGIVALFRLGSFIPAPFVDFGNVQQCLAANQGASGLYELVNLFSGGALLQLSIFALGIMPYITASIIVQLLRVVIPHFETLYKEGQAGQAKLTQYTRYLTIALGVLQSTTLITVARSGALFPANSDPSCSQLITNDAWYAIMLMVVTMTAGTGLIMWLGELITERGIGNGMSLLIFTSIAATFPGSLWAIGISRGWDVFAVVLAIGLLIVVAVVFVEQSQRRIPVQYAKRMVGRRTYGGNNTYIPIKVNMAGVVPVIFASSLLYLPALIAQFNQPAAGETPQPWVVWITNNLTKGDHPLYMLIYFLLIVGFTYFYVAITFNPDEVAENMKKYGGFIPGIRAGRPTAEYLDYVLTRVTLPGSLYLGLIALLPLIFFAAVGANQNFPFGGASILIIVGVGLETVKQIDAQLQQRHYEGLLR; this is encoded by the coding sequence GTGTTCAACGCCATCGGGCGGATCTTCCGCACCCCCGACCTTCGCCGGAAGATCGGGTTCACGCTGGGCATCGTCGCCCTGTTCCGACTCGGCTCCTTCATCCCGGCGCCGTTCGTGGACTTCGGCAACGTCCAGCAGTGCCTCGCGGCGAACCAGGGCGCCTCCGGCCTCTACGAGCTCGTCAACCTCTTCTCGGGCGGCGCGCTGCTCCAGCTCTCGATCTTCGCGCTCGGCATCATGCCGTACATCACGGCATCGATCATCGTGCAGCTGCTGCGCGTGGTCATCCCGCACTTCGAGACCCTCTACAAGGAGGGCCAGGCCGGCCAGGCCAAGCTCACGCAGTACACGCGGTACCTGACGATCGCGCTCGGCGTGCTCCAGTCGACCACGCTGATCACGGTGGCGCGTTCGGGCGCCCTGTTCCCGGCGAACTCCGACCCCTCGTGCTCGCAGCTGATCACGAACGACGCCTGGTACGCGATCATGCTCATGGTCGTCACCATGACCGCCGGCACCGGCCTCATCATGTGGCTGGGCGAGCTCATCACCGAGCGCGGCATCGGCAACGGCATGTCGCTGCTCATCTTCACCTCGATCGCGGCGACCTTCCCGGGCTCGCTCTGGGCGATCGGCATCTCGCGCGGCTGGGACGTCTTCGCCGTGGTGCTCGCGATCGGCCTGCTGATCGTCGTGGCGGTCGTGTTCGTCGAGCAGTCGCAGCGCCGCATCCCGGTGCAGTACGCCAAGCGCATGGTCGGCCGGCGCACGTACGGCGGCAACAACACCTACATCCCGATCAAGGTCAACATGGCCGGCGTCGTGCCCGTCATCTTCGCCTCGTCGCTGCTCTACCTGCCCGCGCTGATCGCGCAGTTCAACCAGCCCGCCGCGGGCGAGACGCCGCAGCCGTGGGTCGTGTGGATCACGAACAACCTGACCAAGGGCGACCACCCGCTCTACATGCTCATCTACTTCCTCCTCATCGTGGGGTTCACGTACTTCTACGTCGCGATCACGTTCAACCCCGACGAGGTGGCCGAGAACATGAAGAAGTACGGCGGGTTCATCCCGGGCATCCGCGCCGGACGCCCGACCGCCGAGTACCTCGACTACGTGCTCACGCGCGTGACGCTGCCCGGCTCGCTCTACCTCGGCCTCATCGCGCTGCTCCCGCTGATCTTCTTCGCCGCGGTCGGCGCGAACCAGAACTTCCCGTTCGGCGGCGCCTCGATCCTGATCATCGTGGGCGTCGGCCTCGAGACCGTGAAGCAGATCGACGCCCAGCTGCAGCAGCGCCACTACGAAGGGCTCCTCCGATGA
- the rpsE gene encoding 30S ribosomal protein S5, whose protein sequence is MTAEAPVETAASSEPQRNEREGRRGGRDRGQGRDRRDRDAEKSQFLERVVTINRVSKVVKGGRRFSFTALVVVGDGNGLVGVGYGKAREVPTAISKGVEEAKKNFFRVPRVGSSIPHPVQGEAAAGVVLLRPAGPGTGVIAGGPVRAVLECAGIHDVLSKSLGSSNTINIVHATVEALKQLEEPRAVAARRGLDYDEVAPARLLRAEAQAAEAAAAAKAGA, encoded by the coding sequence GTGACCGCAGAGGCACCCGTCGAGACGGCAGCGTCGTCCGAGCCGCAGCGCAACGAGCGCGAAGGCCGCCGCGGCGGCCGCGACCGCGGCCAGGGCCGCGATCGTCGCGACCGCGACGCCGAGAAGAGCCAGTTCCTCGAGCGCGTCGTCACCATCAACCGGGTGTCGAAGGTCGTCAAGGGCGGTCGCCGCTTCAGCTTCACGGCGCTGGTCGTCGTGGGCGACGGCAACGGACTCGTCGGCGTCGGCTACGGCAAGGCCCGCGAGGTGCCGACCGCGATCTCGAAGGGCGTCGAGGAGGCGAAGAAGAACTTCTTCCGCGTCCCCCGCGTCGGCTCGTCGATCCCGCACCCGGTGCAGGGCGAGGCCGCGGCCGGTGTCGTGCTCCTGCGTCCGGCCGGCCCCGGTACCGGTGTCATCGCCGGTGGTCCGGTCCGCGCCGTGCTCGAGTGCGCCGGCATCCACGACGTGCTGAGCAAGTCGCTCGGCTCGTCGAACACCATCAACATCGTGCACGCCACGGTCGAGGCGCTCAAGCAGCTCGAGGAGCCGCGCGCCGTCGCCGCCCGTCGTGGTCTCGACTACGACGAGGTCGCCCCGGCCCGTCTCCTGCGTGCGGAGGCCCAGGCGGCCGAGGCCGCCGCAGCAGCGAAGGCAGGTGCCTGA
- a CDS encoding adenylate kinase, translating to MTNSARFLIVGPQGSGKGTQGVLVAEAFGVPQVATGDIFRENVKGGTDLGKQVQEIIEAGHLVPDELTSELVRDRLAQPDAAHGFLLDGYPRNRGQVDHLDAFLEGRGESLDAVIELVVPREESIARLRQRASDQGRTDDTEEVIENRLAIYERETAPILDVYRERDLVLPVDGVGALDEVTARIFAALAERGLVPNGDGAAAVPA from the coding sequence ATGACGAACTCCGCACGCTTCCTCATCGTCGGCCCGCAGGGCTCGGGCAAGGGCACGCAGGGCGTGCTCGTCGCGGAGGCGTTCGGCGTCCCGCAGGTCGCCACGGGCGACATCTTCCGCGAGAACGTCAAGGGCGGCACCGACCTCGGCAAGCAGGTCCAGGAGATCATCGAGGCGGGCCACCTCGTGCCCGACGAGCTGACCAGCGAGCTGGTGCGCGACCGCCTGGCGCAGCCCGACGCGGCGCACGGCTTCCTGCTCGACGGGTACCCGCGCAACCGGGGCCAGGTCGACCACCTCGATGCCTTCCTCGAGGGCCGCGGCGAGTCGCTCGACGCCGTGATCGAGCTCGTGGTGCCGCGCGAGGAGAGCATCGCGCGACTTCGCCAGCGCGCGAGCGACCAGGGTCGCACCGACGACACCGAGGAGGTCATCGAGAACCGCCTCGCGATCTACGAGCGCGAGACGGCGCCGATCCTCGACGTCTACCGCGAACGCGACCTCGTGCTGCCGGTCGACGGCGTGGGCGCCCTCGACGAGGTGACCGCCCGCATCTTCGCGGCGCTCGCCGAGCGCGGGCTCGTGCCCAACGGCGACGGCGCGGCGGCCGTCCCCGCCTGA
- the ptsP gene encoding phosphoenolpyruvate--protein phosphotransferase has product MEIRGTGIGQGVAVGPVVRMAERLPEPVDRPSHLDPAREEERARASLSVVADELQRKGRQAGGAAQDVLEAQAMMAEDPTLVDDIVARLATGKTAERAVFEAFASFRDLLASMGGYMGERAADLDDVSQRVVAHLLKVPAPGVPNPGHPFILVARDLAPADTALLDLTQVLGLVTIDGGPTSHTAILAREKSIVAVVGAAGAAGLADGDTVIVDAADDRVTASPSPDEVAAARERIAERAARAAAPITPGALADGTAIPLLANLGSADGAAEALELGAEGVGLFRTEFLFLDANTAPSVTEQQEQYTRLLAAFEGRKVVVRVLDAGADKPLSFLNDAHEENPALGLRGIRALRHSEVILREQLTALAAADAATDADLWVMAPMIATVEETRYFTALCRELGIKVAGVMVETPSAALIAGHILKVADFASIGTNDLTQYTMAADRLLGTVANLQDAWHPSVLHLVKHVGDAGRADGRPVGICGEAAADPLLAVVLVGLGATSLSMSPSALADVRASLARYTREDAERIARAALVAEGAAEAKQAAREAAESAPTPSGTTVP; this is encoded by the coding sequence ATGGAGATCAGAGGCACGGGGATCGGCCAGGGCGTGGCCGTCGGACCGGTCGTGCGCATGGCCGAACGGCTGCCGGAGCCGGTCGACCGCCCCAGTCACCTCGACCCGGCGCGCGAGGAGGAACGCGCCCGGGCGTCGCTCTCCGTCGTCGCCGACGAGCTGCAGCGCAAGGGCCGGCAGGCCGGCGGCGCCGCGCAGGACGTGCTCGAGGCGCAGGCCATGATGGCCGAGGACCCGACCCTCGTCGACGACATCGTCGCACGGCTCGCGACGGGCAAGACCGCCGAGCGCGCGGTGTTCGAGGCGTTCGCGTCGTTCCGCGACCTGCTCGCGTCGATGGGCGGGTACATGGGCGAGCGCGCCGCCGACCTCGACGACGTCTCGCAGCGCGTGGTCGCGCACCTGCTGAAGGTGCCCGCTCCCGGAGTGCCGAACCCCGGCCATCCGTTCATCCTCGTGGCCCGCGACCTCGCGCCGGCCGACACGGCGCTGCTCGACCTCACGCAGGTGCTCGGCCTGGTCACCATCGACGGCGGACCGACCTCGCACACCGCGATCCTCGCGCGCGAGAAGTCGATCGTCGCGGTCGTCGGTGCAGCCGGCGCCGCCGGCCTCGCCGACGGCGACACCGTGATCGTCGACGCGGCGGACGACCGCGTGACGGCATCCCCCTCGCCCGACGAGGTCGCCGCGGCGCGCGAGCGCATCGCCGAGCGCGCCGCGCGGGCCGCGGCGCCGATCACGCCGGGCGCACTCGCCGACGGCACCGCCATCCCGCTGCTGGCGAACCTCGGTTCGGCCGACGGCGCGGCCGAGGCCCTCGAGCTCGGCGCCGAGGGCGTGGGGCTCTTCCGCACCGAGTTCCTCTTCCTCGACGCGAACACCGCGCCGTCCGTCACGGAGCAGCAGGAGCAGTACACGCGCCTGCTCGCGGCCTTCGAGGGCAGGAAGGTGGTCGTGCGCGTGCTCGACGCGGGCGCCGACAAGCCGTTGTCGTTCCTGAACGACGCGCACGAGGAGAATCCCGCGCTCGGCCTGCGCGGCATCCGGGCCCTCCGGCACTCGGAGGTCATCCTGCGCGAGCAGCTGACCGCGCTCGCCGCGGCCGACGCCGCGACCGACGCCGACCTCTGGGTGATGGCGCCCATGATCGCGACGGTCGAGGAGACGCGGTACTTCACCGCGCTGTGCCGCGAGCTCGGCATCAAGGTGGCCGGCGTCATGGTCGAGACCCCGTCGGCCGCGCTGATCGCGGGGCACATCCTCAAGGTCGCCGACTTCGCCTCGATCGGCACGAATGACCTGACCCAGTACACGATGGCGGCCGACCGGCTGCTCGGCACGGTGGCGAACCTGCAGGACGCGTGGCACCCGTCGGTGCTGCACCTCGTCAAGCACGTCGGCGACGCCGGTCGGGCCGACGGCCGCCCGGTCGGCATCTGCGGCGAGGCCGCAGCCGATCCGCTGCTCGCCGTGGTGCTCGTGGGCCTCGGCGCCACCAGCCTGTCGATGTCCCCATCGGCACTCGCAGACGTCCGCGCCTCCCTCGCGCGGTACACCCGGGAGGATGCCGAGCGCATCGCCCGGGCAGCCCTGGTCGCGGAGGGAGCGGCCGAGGCGAAGCAGGCGGCACGTGAGGCCGCCGAATCCGCACCCACCCCCAGCGGCACGACCGTGCCGTGA
- a CDS encoding PTS sugar transporter subunit IIA, which translates to MTDQILSPENVRIVPGGATRDEAIREAGRVLVDAGAVDAAYVDSMLERESTVSTYMGNWLAIPHGTNEAKDLIRKSALTMLRYEQPIDWGGEPARFVVGIAGLGDEHLEILSKIAIVFSDEDQVNTLLAAGSSEELHALLSEVNES; encoded by the coding sequence ATGACCGACCAGATCCTCTCGCCCGAGAACGTGCGGATCGTGCCGGGCGGCGCGACCCGCGACGAGGCGATCCGCGAGGCCGGGCGCGTGCTCGTCGACGCCGGCGCCGTCGACGCGGCGTACGTCGACTCGATGCTCGAGCGCGAATCGACCGTCTCGACGTACATGGGCAACTGGCTCGCCATCCCGCACGGCACGAACGAGGCGAAGGACCTCATCCGCAAGTCGGCGCTCACGATGCTGCGCTACGAGCAGCCCATCGACTGGGGCGGCGAACCGGCGCGGTTCGTCGTCGGCATCGCGGGCCTCGGCGACGAGCACCTCGAGATCCTCTCCAAGATCGCGATCGTCTTCTCCGACGAGGACCAGGTCAACACGCTGCTCGCGGCCGGTTCGAGCGAGGAGCTGCACGCGCTGCTGTCCGAGGTGAACGAGTCGTGA
- a CDS encoding BglG family transcription antiterminator, producing MPDKWERLVEVLSAEDGWTTAARLAERLGVSDRTVRSYVARANRDGADLVESGPDGYRLDRDAWIRRMRERPGGIDAGTPDGRRARLIRDLVDAPDGLDVHEVAATAHVSESTVEADLGRVRARLQGSGLALERDGSTVRLVGPESAMRRLVGALVREEGRRGIRDLSSLRAGFAPMDGFRRALVDGLDDAGYAPNEYALDDVLLHVAIALDRVARDRTLQEGTADAGHARDGEPDDPLAELVDDLVVREFGVRLPPAERRHLARLIGTRAATRRSGATRAGVLREIVARISRDWLVELGDDEFIERLALHVDNLAARAADRSYSRNPLTASIKSAYPLIYDLAVYLASELARLEGITVNDDEIAYLAMHLGAQLERTRARGEVVRVAVVAPGYHDARALLVERLRARLGDEVELAVGDPAELEADGAGAASDADLVVAVLPPRTPLPHVVTVAPIPTEDDLERVRAEVVRLRRGRRRARLASTLSRTIGPDLFVRGVGGREREEVIRLLGERLIAAGVVDDEYVRGALERERMSSTAFTDLLAVPHAMTMSASRSAIAIAIDERPIAWGGADVHVVALIAFAEGGRAEFQAVFDQFVEAFSEPENVRRLVRGALDYPGLLAELSGIMAP from the coding sequence GTGCCGGACAAGTGGGAGCGCCTCGTCGAGGTCCTCTCCGCCGAGGACGGGTGGACGACGGCCGCGCGGCTGGCCGAGCGGCTCGGGGTCTCCGACCGGACCGTGCGCAGCTACGTGGCCCGCGCCAACCGCGACGGCGCCGACCTCGTCGAGTCCGGGCCCGACGGGTACCGGCTGGATCGCGACGCCTGGATCCGGCGGATGCGCGAGCGACCCGGCGGCATCGACGCGGGCACGCCCGACGGGCGGCGGGCCCGGCTCATCCGCGACCTCGTCGACGCCCCCGACGGACTCGACGTGCACGAGGTCGCCGCGACCGCGCACGTGAGCGAGTCCACCGTCGAGGCCGACCTCGGCCGCGTGCGCGCGCGGCTGCAGGGCAGCGGCCTCGCGCTCGAACGCGACGGCAGCACCGTGCGCCTGGTCGGGCCCGAGTCCGCCATGCGCCGGCTCGTCGGCGCCCTCGTCCGGGAGGAGGGGCGCCGCGGCATCCGCGACCTGTCGTCGCTGCGAGCCGGCTTCGCGCCGATGGACGGGTTCCGCCGTGCGCTCGTCGACGGGCTCGACGACGCCGGTTACGCGCCCAACGAGTACGCCCTCGACGACGTGCTGCTGCACGTCGCGATCGCGCTCGACCGGGTCGCCCGCGACCGCACGCTCCAAGAGGGCACCGCCGACGCGGGCCACGCGCGCGACGGCGAGCCCGACGATCCGCTCGCGGAACTCGTCGACGATCTCGTCGTGCGCGAGTTCGGCGTGCGGCTCCCGCCCGCCGAGCGCCGCCACCTCGCGCGACTCATCGGCACGCGCGCCGCGACCCGGCGATCCGGCGCGACGCGCGCGGGCGTGCTGCGCGAGATCGTCGCGCGCATCTCCCGCGACTGGCTGGTCGAGCTGGGCGACGACGAGTTCATCGAGCGGCTCGCGCTGCACGTCGACAACCTCGCGGCGCGCGCCGCCGACCGCAGCTACTCGCGCAACCCGCTGACCGCCTCGATCAAGTCCGCCTACCCGCTCATCTACGACCTCGCCGTCTACCTCGCCAGCGAGCTCGCACGCCTCGAGGGGATCACGGTGAACGACGACGAGATCGCCTACCTCGCCATGCACCTCGGCGCGCAGCTCGAGCGCACGCGCGCCCGCGGCGAGGTCGTGCGCGTCGCGGTCGTCGCACCCGGGTACCACGACGCCAGGGCGCTGCTCGTCGAACGCCTCCGCGCACGGCTCGGCGACGAGGTGGAGCTCGCCGTCGGCGACCCGGCCGAGCTCGAGGCGGATGGCGCGGGCGCGGCATCCGACGCCGACCTCGTCGTCGCGGTGCTGCCGCCGCGCACGCCGCTCCCCCACGTCGTGACCGTGGCGCCGATCCCGACCGAGGACGACCTCGAGCGCGTCCGGGCCGAGGTCGTGCGCCTGCGCCGCGGGCGGCGGCGTGCGCGCCTCGCGTCGACCCTGTCGCGCACGATCGGACCCGACCTGTTCGTGCGCGGCGTCGGCGGCCGCGAGCGCGAGGAGGTGATCCGCCTGCTCGGCGAGCGGCTCATCGCCGCCGGCGTCGTCGATGACGAGTACGTGCGCGGCGCGCTCGAGCGCGAGCGGATGTCGTCCACCGCGTTCACCGACCTGCTCGCCGTGCCCCACGCCATGACCATGAGCGCCTCGCGCAGCGCGATCGCCATCGCGATCGACGAGCGGCCCATCGCGTGGGGCGGCGCCGACGTGCACGTCGTCGCGCTGATCGCGTTCGCCGAGGGCGGGCGCGCGGAGTTCCAGGCCGTGTTCGACCAGTTCGTGGAGGCGTTCTCCGAGCCCGAGAACGTGCGGCGCCTCGTGCGCGGCGCGCTCGACTATCCGGGACTGCTCGCCGAGCTGTCGGGCATCATGGCCCCCTGA
- the map gene encoding type I methionyl aminopeptidase, protein MFRRLPLKSPAELRAMVAAGEATASALAAVRERLVVGAVPLELDAVADAVIRGRGGRSNFALVPGYRHTLCVSVDDDVVHGIPGERPLRPGDIVSVDGGAEVGGWNGDAAFTVVLPDPDRPEVVRARQELAEAADLALWAGIARLSSARHLNEVGEAIEESVAASGPYGILEGYGGHGIGRAMHEEPTVYNHAVRGRGPRVQPGLVVAIEPMITSGSAETFVRDDGWTVTTSDGGDGAHVEHSVAVHRDGIWVLTAPDGGAAGLAPFGVVPVPIA, encoded by the coding sequence GTGTTCCGGCGCCTGCCGCTGAAGTCGCCCGCCGAGCTGCGGGCGATGGTGGCGGCAGGTGAGGCGACCGCGAGCGCCCTTGCGGCGGTGCGTGAACGACTCGTGGTCGGCGCGGTGCCGCTCGAGCTCGACGCGGTCGCCGACGCGGTGATCCGCGGCCGCGGCGGCCGATCGAACTTCGCGCTCGTCCCCGGCTACCGCCACACGCTCTGCGTGTCGGTCGACGACGACGTGGTGCACGGCATCCCGGGCGAACGGCCGTTGCGGCCGGGCGACATCGTGTCGGTCGACGGCGGGGCCGAGGTGGGCGGATGGAACGGCGACGCCGCGTTCACGGTCGTCCTGCCGGACCCCGATCGTCCCGAGGTCGTGCGCGCGCGGCAGGAGCTCGCCGAGGCCGCCGACCTCGCCCTCTGGGCGGGCATCGCCCGGCTCTCCTCGGCACGGCACCTCAACGAGGTCGGCGAGGCGATCGAGGAATCGGTCGCGGCCTCCGGACCGTACGGCATCCTCGAGGGCTACGGCGGGCACGGGATCGGGCGCGCGATGCACGAGGAGCCGACCGTGTACAACCACGCGGTGCGCGGGCGCGGCCCCCGCGTGCAGCCCGGGCTGGTCGTCGCGATCGAGCCGATGATCACGTCGGGCTCGGCCGAGACCTTCGTGCGCGACGACGGGTGGACGGTCACGACCTCCGACGGCGGCGACGGCGCGCACGTCGAGCACAGCGTGGCGGTGCACCGCGACGGCATCTGGGTGCTCACGGCGCCCGACGGCGGCGCCGCCGGGCTCGCCCCGTTCGGGGTCGTGCCGGTGCCGATCGCCTGA
- a CDS encoding PTS mannitol transporter subunit IICB, translated as MTTTSAETKRPGGARVHVQRFGTFLSGMIMPNIPALIAWGIFTAFFIAVGWTPNADLATIVGPFIHYLLPILIGYTGGSMVYGVRGGVVGGIATFGAIAGSDLLIAQVNATLPEDNQLGQIHMFIGAMILGPLAAWSMKRIDSIWEGKIRAGFEMLVNMFSAGIWGFVMAIVGFYPVAWLVNGIMNALSAAVGWLVETNLLPLTSIIIEPAKVLFLNNAINHGVLTPLGLSEAADQGSSILFLLEANPGPGVGLLLAFTFFGIGAARASAPGAAVIQFFGGIHEVYFPFALMKPILILALIAGGMTGVTTNMVLGGALRAPAAPGSIIAVLLQTAPGAYFAVILSVVLSAAVTFAIAAVILRASRKRDLEAMAVSDDAFGAAITQTEAAKGKSSDALANLRGGAATQAGGLGGPATGTMREIKNVVFACDAGMGSSAMGASVLRNKIKKAGIEDVTVVNKAIAALDSSADLVITQNQLTDRARHQTPDAVHISVDNFMNSPKYDEVVELIEAQREER; from the coding sequence ATGACGACGACGTCAGCTGAGACGAAGCGACCCGGGGGAGCCCGCGTCCACGTCCAGAGATTCGGAACCTTCCTCAGCGGCATGATCATGCCGAACATCCCCGCGCTCATCGCGTGGGGCATCTTCACCGCGTTCTTCATCGCCGTCGGGTGGACGCCGAACGCGGACCTCGCGACCATCGTCGGCCCGTTCATCCATTACCTGCTGCCGATCCTGATCGGCTACACCGGCGGCTCGATGGTGTACGGCGTGCGCGGCGGCGTGGTCGGCGGCATCGCGACCTTCGGTGCGATCGCCGGGTCCGACCTCCTGATCGCCCAGGTGAACGCGACGCTGCCCGAGGACAACCAGCTCGGCCAGATCCACATGTTCATCGGCGCGATGATCCTCGGCCCGCTCGCGGCCTGGTCGATGAAGCGGATCGACTCCATCTGGGAGGGCAAGATCCGGGCGGGCTTCGAGATGCTCGTCAACATGTTCTCGGCCGGCATCTGGGGCTTCGTCATGGCCATCGTCGGCTTCTACCCGGTCGCCTGGCTCGTGAACGGCATCATGAACGCCCTCTCGGCCGCGGTGGGCTGGCTCGTCGAGACGAACCTGCTGCCGCTGACCAGCATCATCATCGAGCCGGCCAAGGTGCTGTTCCTGAACAACGCCATCAACCACGGCGTGCTCACCCCGCTCGGCCTCTCGGAGGCGGCCGACCAGGGCTCCTCCATCCTGTTCCTGCTCGAGGCGAACCCCGGCCCCGGCGTCGGCCTGCTGCTGGCGTTCACGTTCTTCGGCATCGGCGCGGCGAGGGCATCGGCCCCCGGTGCGGCCGTCATCCAGTTCTTCGGCGGCATCCACGAGGTGTACTTCCCGTTCGCGCTGATGAAGCCGATCCTGATCCTCGCGCTCATCGCGGGCGGCATGACCGGCGTCACCACGAACATGGTGCTCGGCGGTGCCCTGCGGGCGCCGGCCGCGCCGGGGAGCATCATCGCGGTGCTGCTGCAGACCGCACCGGGCGCGTACTTCGCCGTCATCCTGTCGGTCGTCCTGTCGGCCGCGGTGACGTTCGCGATCGCCGCCGTCATCCTGCGGGCGTCGCGCAAGCGCGACCTCGAGGCGATGGCGGTCTCGGATGACGCGTTCGGCGCCGCGATCACGCAGACCGAGGCGGCCAAGGGCAAGAGCTCCGACGCGCTCGCCAACCTGCGCGGCGGCGCGGCGACCCAGGCGGGCGGGCTCGGCGGCCCCGCGACCGGCACCATGCGGGAGATCAAGAACGTCGTGTTCGCCTGCGACGCCGGCATGGGCTCGTCCGCGATGGGCGCGAGCGTCCTTCGCAACAAGATCAAGAAGGCGGGGATCGAGGACGTCACGGTCGTCAACAAGGCGATCGCGGCCCTCGACTCGTCGGCCGACCTCGTGATCACGCAGAACCAGCTCACGGACCGGGCACGCCACCAGACGCCCGACGCCGTCCACATCTCGGTCGACAATTTCATGAACTCGCCCAAGTACGACGAGGTCGTGGAGCTGATCGAGGCGCAGCGGGAGGAGCGCTGA
- a CDS encoding PTS sugar transporter subunit IIB: MRIVVVCGAGASSTFAALRIRRAADTRGLDVDVRAAGEQTLAEALAGADALLVGIHLAERLEDLEQAAAAASVPLAVLPGETHTLDGDAALDLAIAITGARS, encoded by the coding sequence ATGCGGATCGTCGTGGTGTGCGGAGCGGGTGCGTCGAGCACCTTCGCCGCGCTGCGCATCCGTCGCGCCGCCGACACGCGCGGGCTCGACGTCGACGTGCGCGCCGCCGGCGAGCAGACGCTCGCCGAGGCGCTCGCCGGTGCCGACGCGCTGCTCGTCGGGATCCACCTCGCCGAGCGGCTCGAGGACCTCGAGCAGGCGGCCGCCGCGGCATCCGTGCCGCTGGCCGTGCTGCCCGGCGAGACCCACACGCTGGACGGCGACGCGGCGCTCGACCTCGCGATCGCGATCACGGGAGCACGATCGTGA
- the rplO gene encoding 50S ribosomal protein L15, producing the protein MAENEKKAAVAEETPKKAPAKKAAAKPAAEKAEKAPAKKAPAKAAAAKADDAAAEKAPAKKAPAKKAPAKKAEADVVREPVLKVHHLRPAPGAKKDKTRVGRGEGSKGKTAGRGTKGSKARNNIRPGFEGGQLPYHMRAPKLRGFKNPFRVEYQVVNLDKLAELYPKGGDVTVDDLVAKGAVRKNERVKVLGNGDIQVKLNVAVDKVSGSAEQKIVAAGGSVK; encoded by the coding sequence ATGGCAGAGAACGAGAAGAAGGCCGCCGTCGCCGAGGAGACCCCCAAGAAGGCTCCCGCGAAGAAGGCGGCCGCGAAGCCGGCGGCTGAGAAGGCCGAGAAGGCTCCCGCGAAGAAGGCGCCGGCCAAGGCCGCCGCCGCGAAGGCCGACGACGCCGCTGCCGAGAAGGCGCCGGCGAAGAAGGCTCCGGCGAAGAAGGCTCCGGCCAAGAAGGCCGAGGCCGACGTCGTGCGCGAGCCCGTGCTGAAGGTGCACCACCTGCGCCCGGCGCCCGGTGCCAAGAAGGACAAGACCCGCGTCGGACGCGGTGAGGGTTCGAAGGGCAAGACCGCCGGTCGCGGCACCAAGGGCTCGAAGGCCCGCAACAACATCCGGCCCGGGTTCGAGGGCGGCCAGCTTCCGTACCACATGCGTGCGCCGAAGCTGCGCGGCTTCAAGAACCCGTTCCGCGTCGAGTACCAGGTGGTCAACCTGGACAAGCTCGCCGAGCTCTACCCCAAGGGCGGCGACGTGACCGTCGACGACCTGGTGGCCAAGGGCGCCGTCCGCAAGAACGAGCGCGTCAAGGTGCTCGGCAACGGCGACATCCAGGTCAAGCTCAATGTCGCGGTCGACAAGGTCTCCGGCTCCGCCGAGCAGAAGATCGTCGCCGCGGGCGGTTCGGTCAAGTAG
- a CDS encoding HPr family phosphocarrier protein, with amino-acid sequence MVERTVRVGSTHGLHARPAKLFTQAAAASGSSVTIAKNGGAPVNAASILAVIAQGIDFGDEVTVAVDGGDEQRVLDELVELLSTDHDE; translated from the coding sequence ATGGTGGAGCGCACTGTTCGAGTCGGATCGACGCACGGGCTGCACGCCCGTCCGGCGAAGCTGTTCACCCAGGCCGCCGCGGCATCGGGATCGAGTGTCACCATCGCGAAGAACGGTGGTGCTCCCGTCAATGCGGCGAGCATCCTCGCGGTCATCGCGCAGGGCATCGATTTCGGCGACGAGGTCACCGTGGCCGTCGACGGAGGCGACGAGCAGCGCGTGCTCGACGAGCTCGTCGAGCTGCTCAGCACCGACCACGACGAGTAG